One genomic segment of Alosa sapidissima isolate fAloSap1 chromosome 13, fAloSap1.pri, whole genome shotgun sequence includes these proteins:
- the LOC121680854 gene encoding myosin heavy chain, fast skeletal muscle-like → MGDSDMATYGKAAVYLRKPEKERMEAQSKPFDAKTACFVVDKEELYVKGTIKKKDGAKVVVETLETKEEKTVKEDEVFPLNPPKYDKIEDMAMMTHLNEASVLYNLKERYAAWMIYTYSGLFCVTVNPYKWLPVYDQEVVNAYRGKKRVEAPPHIFSVSDNAFQFMLQDRENQSVLITGESGAGKTVNTKRVIQYFATIAVSGGKKSDAQAGSSGKIKGSLEDQIIAANPLLEAYGNAKTVRNDNSSRFGKFIRIHFATSGKLASADIETYLLEKSRVSFQLPDERGYHIFFQMMTNHKPEIIEMSLITSNPYDFPMCSQGQIAVASIDDKEELDATDDAIDILGFTAEEKVTIYKLTGAVIHHGNMKFKQKQREEQAEPDGNEDADKISYLLGLNSADMLKALCYPRVKVGNEYVTKGQTVPQVNNSVMALAKSIYERMFLWMVIRINQMLDTKQPRQFYIGVLDIAGFEIFDYNSMEQLCINFTNEKLQQFFNHTMFVLEQEEYKKEGIVWEFIDFGMDLAACIELIEKPMGIFAILEEECMFPKASDTTFKNKLYDQHLGKNQAFEKPKPKKGKAEAHFSLVHYAGTVDYNVTGWLDKNKDPLNDSVVQLYQKSGVKLLPVLYPPVVEETGGGKKKKKGGSMQTVSSQFRENLGKLMTNLRSTHPHFVRCLIPNEIKKPGYMQNFLVIHQLRCNGVLEGIRICRKGFPSRILYGDFKQRYKVLNASVIPDGQFIDNKKAAEKLLGSIDVDHTQYMFGHTKVFFKAGLLGDLEEMRDEKLVTLVTMTQALCRAYLMRREFSKMMERRESVYTIQYNIRSFMNVKHWPWMKVYYKIKPLLKSAETEKELANMKENYEKLKVDCAKATARKKELEEKMVALVQERNDLALQVSSGNEGLNDAEERCEGLIKSKIQLEAKLKETTERLEDEEEINAELTAKKRKLEDECSELKKDIDDLELTLAKVEKEKHATENKVKNLTEEMASQDESLAKLTKEKKALQEAHQQTLDDLQAEEDKVNTLTKSKTKLEQQVDDLEGSLEQEKKLRMDLERAKRKLEGDLKLAQETIMDLENDKQQSDEKIKKKDFETSQLLSKIEDEQSLGAQLQKKIKELQARIEELEEEIESERAARAKVEKQRADLSRELEEISERLEEAGGATAAQIEMNKKREAEFQKLRRDLEESTLQHEATASALRKKQADSVAELGEQIDNLQRVKQKLEKEKSEYKMEIDDLSSNMEAVAKSKGNLEKMCRTLEDQLSETKAKSDEGARQVNDLSGQRARLQTENGELGRQVEEKDALVSQLTRSKQAFTQQVEELKRLNEEEVKAKNALAHAVQSARHDCDLLREQFEEEQEAKAELQRGMSKANSEVAQWRTKYETDAIQRTEELEESKKKLAQRLQEAEEQIEATNSKCASLDKTKQRLQGEVEDLMIDVERANGLAANLDKKQRNFDKVLAEWKQKYEEGQAELEGAQKEARSLSTELFKMKNSYEESLDHLETLKRENKNLQQEISDLTEQLGETGKSIHELEKAKKTVETEKTEIQTALEEAEGTLEHEESKILRVQLELNQIKGEVDRKLAEKDEEMEQIKRNAQRLADTMQSTLDSEVRSRNDALRIKKKMEGDLNEMEIQLSHANRQAAEYQKQLRNVQSQLKDAQLHLDDAVRGQEDGKEQVAMVERRNTLMVAEIEELRVALEQTERGRKVAEQELVDASERVGLLHSQNTSLISTKKKLEADLVQIQGEVDDIVQEARNAEEKAKKAITDAAMMAEELKKEQDTSSHLERMKKNLEVTVKDLQHRLDEAENLAMKGGKKQLQKLESRVRELESEVENEQRRGVDAVKGVRKYERRVKELTYQTEEDKKNVNRLQDLVDKLQLKVKSYKRQAEEAEEQSNSHLSKFRKVQHELEEAEERADIAESQVNKMRAKSRDSGKGKEAAE, encoded by the exons ATGGGGGACAGTGATATGGCCACGTATGGCAAAGCTGCCGTCTACCTTCGTAAGCCTGAGAAGGAGAGAATGGAGGCCCAAAGCAAGCCCTTTGATGCAAAGACAGCttgctttgtggttgataaagaGGAGTTGTACGTCAAGGGTACAATTAAAAAGAAGGATGGCGCCAAAGTCGTTGTTGAAACGCTTGAAACCAAGGAG GAAAAGACAGTGAAGGAAGATGAAGTCTTCCCCTTGAATCCTCCCAAATACGACAAAATTGAGGACATGGCCATGATGACCCACCTCAATGAAGCCTCTGTCCTGTATAACCTCAAAGAGCGTTATGCAGCATGGATGATCTAT ACCTACTCTGGACTTTTCTGTGTCACTGTGAACCCCTATAAGTGGCTCCCAGTATACGACCAAGAAGTGGTGAATGCCTACAGAGGCAAGAAGCGCGTGGAGGCCCCACCCCacatcttctctgtctctgacaaCGCATTTCAGTTCATGCTCCAAG acagagagaatcaGTCTGTCCTGATCAC TGGAGAATCTGGTGCTGGCAAGACTGTAAACACCAAGCGTGTCATCCAGTACTTTGCAACAATTGCAGTGTCTGGTGGGAAGAAGTCAGACGCACAAGCCGGCAGCAGTGGAAAAATTAAG GGCTCTCTTGAAGACCAGATTATTGCCGCAAACCCACTGCTGGAGGCTTATGGTAATGCCAAGACTGTGAGGAATGACAACTCTTCACGTTTC GGAAAATTCATCAGAATTCACTTCGCCACATCTGGAAAACTGGCTAGTGCTGATATTGAGACTT ACCTGCTGGAGAAGTCTAGAGTGTCATTCCAGCTTCCTGATGAGAGAGGCTACCACATCTTCTTCCAGATGATGACCAACCACAAGCCTGAAATTATAG AAATGTCCCTCATCACTTCCAACCCCTATGACTTCCCAATGTGCAGTCAGGGTCAGATCGCTGTGGCGAGCATTGATGACAAAGAGGAGTTGGATGCCACAGAT GATGCCATTGACATCCTGGGTTTCACTGCAGAGGAGAAAGTCACCATTTACAAGCTGACTGGTGCTGTGATCCATCATGGCAACATGAAGTTCAAGCAGAAGCAGCGTGAGGAGCAGGCTGAGCCTGATGGCAATGAGG ATGCTGACAAAATCTCTTACCTCTTGGGCCTGAACTCCGCTGACATGCTGAAGGCTTTGTGCTACCCAAGAGTGAAAGTCGGAAATGAGTATGTCACCAAGGGTCAGACTGTTCCACAG GTCAATAACTCAGTTATGGCCTTGGCCAAGTCTATCTATGAGAGGATGTTCTTGTGGATGGTCATCCGTATTAACCAGATGCTGGACACTAAACAGCCAAGGCAGTTCTATATCGGTGTGCTGGATATTGCTGGCTTTGAGATTTTTGAT TACAACAGCATGGAACAGCTATGCATCAACTTCACCAATGAGAAACTGCAACAGTTCTTCAACCACACCATGTTCGTTCTGGAGCAAGAGGAGTACAAGAAAGAGGGCATTGTATGGGAGTTCATTGACTTCGGCATGGATCTAGCCGCTTGCATTGAGCTCATTGAGAAG CCTATGGGAATCTTTGCCATCCTTGAAGAGGAGTGCATGTTCCCCAAGGCCTCTGACACCACTTTCAAGAACAAGCTGTATGACCAGCATCTTGGCAAAAATCAGGCCTTTGAGAAGCCCAAGCCCAAAAAGGGCAAGGCTGAGGCCCACTTCTCCCTGGTGCACTATGCCGGCACTGTGGACTACAATGTTACAGGGTGGCTGGACAAGAACAAGGATCCACTGAATGATTCTGTTGTGCAGCTGTACCAGAAGTCGGGAGTAAAACTCCTGCCTGTCTTGTACCCACCTGTTGTTGAGG AGACTGGTGGtggtaagaagaagaagaagggtggCTCCATGCAGACTGTGTCATCACAGTTCAGG GAGAACTTGGGCAAGCTGATGACCAACTTGAGGAGCACCCATCCTCACTTTGTGCGTTGTCTGATTCCAAATGAAATTAAGAAACCAG GTTATATGCAGAACTTCCTGGTCATCCACCAGCTCAGGTGCAATGGTGTGCTGGAGGGTATCAGAATCTGCAGAAAGGGTTTCCCAAGCAGAATCCTCTATGGTGACTTCAAGCAGAG ATACAAAGTGCTAAATGCCAGTGTCATCCCTGACGGCCAGTTCATTGATAACAAGAAGGCTGCTGAGAAGCTCTTGGGATCCATTGATGTTGATCACACGCAATACATGTTTGGACACACAAAG GTGTTCTTTAAAGCTGGTTTGCTGGGTGACCTtgaggagatgcgagatgagaAACTGGTTACCCTGGTCACAATGACTCAGGCTCTCTGCCGTGCATACCTGATGAGGAGGGAGTTTTCAAAGATGATGGAAAGGAG GGAGTCTGTCTACACCATCCAGTACAATATACGCTCATTCATGAATGTCAAGCACTGGCCTTGGATGAAGGTTTACTACAAGATCAAGCctctgctgaagagtgctgaAACTGAGAAGGAGCTGGCCAACATGAAGGAGAACTATGAGAAACTCAAAGTGGACTGTGCAAAGGCAACAGCCAGGAAGAAGGAGCTAGAGGAGAAGATGGTGGCTCTGGTGCAAGAGAGGAATGACCTGGCGCTGCAAGTGTCATCT GGAAATGAGGGTCTCAATGATGCTGAGGAGAGGTGTGAGGGTCTTATCAAAAGTAAGATCCAGCTCGAGGCCAAGCTCAAAGAGACAACCGAGAGactggaggatgaagaggaaatCAATGCTGAGCTGACTGCCAAGAAGAGGAAACTGGAGGATGAGTGCTCTGAGCTCAAAAAGGACATTGATGATCTGGAGCTGACCTTAGCCAAagtggagaaggagaaacatGCCACCGAGAACAAG GTCAAGAACCTAACTGAAGAGATGGCCTCTCAGGATGAGTCCCTTGCTAAGCTGACAAAGGAGAAGAAAGCCCTCCAAGAGGCCCACCAGCAGACTCTTGATGATCTTCAAGCAGAGGAAGACAAAGTCAACACTCTGACCAAATCCAAGACTAAGCTTGAACAGCAAGTGGATGAT CTTGAGGGTTCCCTGGAGCAAGAAAAGAAGCTCCGTATGGACCTTGAGAGAGCCAAGAGAAAGCTTGAGGGTGACCTGAAGCTGGCCCAGGAGACCATCATGGATCTGGAGAATGACAAGCAGCAGTCTGATGAGAAGATAAAGAA GAAGGACTTTGAAACGAGTCAACTTCTTAGTAAGATTGAAGATGAACAATCACTTGGTGCTCAGCTGCAGAAAAAGATCAAGGAGCTTCAG GCCCGCATTGAGGAACTGGAGGAAGAGATTGAGTCTGAGCGTGCAGCTCGTGCCAAGGTTGAGAAGCAGAGAGCTGATCTCTCCAGGGAACTTGAGGAGATCAGTGAGAGGCTTGAGGAAGCTGGTGGTGCCACTGCTGCTCaaattgagatgaacaaaaagcGTGAGGCTGAGTTCCAGAAGTTGCGTCGTGACCTTGAAGAGTCCACTCTGCAGCACGAAGCCACTGCGTCAGCTCTCCGCAAGAAGCAGGCCGACAGCGTGGCCGAGCTGGGAGAGCAGATTGACAACCTCCAACGTGTCAAGCAGAAGcttgagaaggagaagagtgaaTACAAGATGGAGATTGATGATCTCTCCAGCAATATGGAGGCTGTTGCTAAATCTAAG GGAAATCTGGAGAAGATGTGCCGCACCCTTGAAGATCAACTCAGTGAAACCAAGGCCAAGAGTGATGAGGGTGCCCGTCAGGTCAATGACCTCAGTGGTCAGAGAGCAAGACTTCAGACTGAAAATGGTGAGCTTGGCCGCCAGGTTGAGGAGAAAGATGCTCTTGTGTCACAGCTGACCAGAAGCAAACAGGCCTTCACTCAGCAAGTTGAGGAGCTGAAAAGACTGAATGAAGAGGAAGTCAAG GCCAAGAATGCCCTGGCTCATGCTGTTCAGTCTGCTCGTCACGACTGCGACCTTCTAAGGGAGCAGtttgaggaggagcaggaagcAAAGGCTGAGCTTCAACGTGGCATGTCCAAGGCCAACAGCGAGGTTGCTCAGTGGAGGACCAAGTACGAAACTGATGCCATCCAGCGCACTGAGGAGCTTGAGGAGTCCAA AAAAAAGCTTGCCCAGCGTCTCCAGGAGGCTGAGGAGCAAATCGAGGCAACCAACTCAAAATGTGCCTCTCTAGATAAGACCAAGCAGAGACTCCAGGGTGAAGTTGAGGACCTCATGATTGATGTGGAGAGAGCCAATGGTCTAGCTGCCAACCTTGACAAGAAGCAAAGAAACTTTGACAAG GTCCTGGCAGAATGGAAGCAGAAGTACGAGGAGGGTCAGGCAGAGTTGGAGGGTGCCCAGAAAGAGGCTCGTTCTCTCAGCACCGAGCTGTTCAAGATGAAGAACTCCTATGAAGAGTCACTTGACCACCTTGAGACCCTGAAGAGGGAGAACAAGAATTTGCAAC AGGAGATCTCTGACCTGACTGAGCAGCTTGGTGAGACTGGAAAGAGCATCCATGAGTTGGAGAAGGCCAAGAAGACTGTTGAGACTGAGAAGACCGAGATCCAAACAGCCCTGGAAGAGGCTGAG GGAACTCTTGAACATGAGGAGTCCAAGATTCTTCGTGTCCAACTTGAACTCAACCAGATCAAGGGTGAGGTTGACAGGAAGCTTGCGgagaaggatgaggagatgGAGCAGATCAAGAGGAATGCCCAGAGGTTAGCCGACACCATGcagagcactctggactctgaggtCAGGAGCAGAAATGATGCCCTGAGAATcaagaagaagatggagggagacctcAATGAGATGGAGATTCAGTTGAGCCATGCTAACCGCCAGGCTGCCGAGTACCAGAAACAACTGAGAAATGTGCAGAGTCAACTCAAG GATGCCCAACTGCACCTTGATGATGCTGTCAGAGGACAAGAAGATGGGAAGGAGCAGGTTGCCATGGTGGAGCGCAGGAACACCCTTATGGTGGCTGAGATTGAGGAGCTCAGAGTTGCTctggagcagacagagagaggccgcAAAGTGGCTGAACAGGAGCTGGTTGATGCCAGTGAGCGTGTTGGCCTCCTGCACTCTCAG AACACAAGTCTGATTAGCACGAAGAAGAAGCTTGAGGCTGACTTGGTTCAGATCCAAGGTGAGGTTGATGACATCGTCCAAGAGGCTAGAAATGCtgaggaaaaggccaaaaaagcCATCACTGAT GCTGCCATGATGGCAGAGGAGCTGAAGAAGGAGCAGGACACCAGTTCTCATCTggagaggatgaagaagaaCCTGGAGGTCACTGTGAAGGATCTGCAGCACCGCCTGGATGAGGCTGAGAATCTGGCCATGAAGGGTGGCAAGAAACAACTCCAGAAACTGGAGTCCAGG GTTCGTGAGTTGGAAAGTGAGGTTGAGAATGAGCAACGACGTGGTGTTGATGCTGTCAAGGGAGTCCGTAAATACgagaggagagtgaaggagcTCACCTACCAG ACTGAGGAGgacaagaaaaatgtcaacaGACTGCAGGACCTGGTTGACAAGCTGCAGCTGAAGGTCAAATCCTACAAGAGGCAGGCTGAGGAAGCT GAGGAGCAATCCAACTCCCACCTGTCTAAGTTCAGGAAGGTTCAGCATGAGctggaggaggctgaggagcgTGCTGACATTGCTGAATCCCAGGTCAACAAGATGAGAGCAAAGAGCCGTGATTCTGGAAAG GGCAAGGAGGCTGCAGAGTAA